The Halosimplex litoreum genome has a window encoding:
- a CDS encoding AAA family ATPase, giving the protein MAQSELSIQEASDQLDAVVDEIQSSVIIEEEFLETVLVGLLSKGHVLLEDVPGTGKTLTANSFATALGLSFSRIQFTPDLLPNDVTGTYIYNEQEGEFEFNKGPIFANIVLADEINRAPPKTQAALLEAMGEGQVTTEGDTRQLPEPFFVIATQNPVEQEGTFPLPEAQIDRFNVKSSIGYPDVDGEVELLRRRNDRTSTTPSVGQVLDHDSVMDLQAVPDTVTVTEDMLEYIAAVSRATRDDHRVETGMSPRGTQRLYETARAQAVIEGRNYVTPDDVKTVSQPVLAHRMGLTAESQVNDVDKSQIVDDVLEEIPVPTIEAPA; this is encoded by the coding sequence ATGGCACAGAGCGAACTATCCATTCAGGAGGCCAGTGACCAGTTGGACGCAGTGGTCGACGAGATCCAGTCGTCGGTCATCATCGAGGAGGAGTTCCTCGAGACGGTGCTCGTGGGACTGCTCTCGAAGGGCCACGTCCTGCTCGAGGACGTGCCCGGGACGGGCAAGACGCTGACCGCGAACAGCTTCGCGACGGCGCTGGGCCTGTCGTTCTCCCGCATCCAGTTCACACCGGATCTGCTCCCCAACGACGTGACCGGGACCTACATCTACAACGAGCAGGAGGGCGAGTTCGAGTTCAACAAGGGGCCTATCTTCGCGAACATCGTCCTCGCCGACGAGATCAACCGCGCGCCGCCGAAGACCCAGGCCGCACTCCTGGAGGCGATGGGCGAGGGCCAGGTCACCACCGAGGGTGACACCCGCCAACTGCCCGAACCGTTCTTTGTCATCGCGACACAGAACCCCGTCGAGCAGGAGGGGACCTTCCCGCTGCCCGAAGCGCAGATCGACCGTTTCAACGTCAAGTCCTCGATCGGCTACCCCGACGTGGACGGCGAGGTCGAGCTGCTCCGCCGCCGCAACGACCGCACGTCGACGACGCCGTCGGTCGGGCAGGTGCTCGACCACGATTCGGTCATGGACCTGCAGGCGGTCCCGGACACCGTCACCGTCACCGAGGACATGCTGGAGTACATCGCGGCGGTCTCGCGGGCCACCCGCGACGACCACCGCGTCGAGACCGGGATGAGCCCGCGCGGGACCCAGCGACTCTACGAGACCGCACGCGCGCAGGCGGTCATCGAGGGTCGCAACTACGTCACGCCCGACGACGTCAAGACGGTCTCCCAGCCGGTGCTCGCCCACCGCATGGGCCTGACCGCGGAGTCGCAGGTCAACGACGTGGACAAGTCCCAGATCGTCGACGACGTGCTCGAAGAGATCCCCGTCCCGACCATCGAGGCCCCCGCGTAA
- a CDS encoding DUF58 domain-containing protein, producing MDIETVLNRLLIAVGAILFAAAAAMIAVPDLSSALPSATQGVFLVGIVAVVTGLGVVRRRLRGEVEETVTPNPERPAGNPMPGEDVDRMLYEMTHLRQGVNENREHLEERLENLAVAVVRNREDCSVEEARRILQAGEWTNNETAAEFFRSERTAAQEAGLSESLLSGTDDVAAFENRFRVTVEELIEVGDVDVSHSVDVEEETDRSFFDRLLGRSGDDGDDEDAVESNWNDSNSSIPSFDTSEPFEDVSLQHTNRWLGVTAFALVAVGAGVVTFTPGLMLAGTVGVAYTIYARVSAVPRTEGLVVEREYDVDDPEPGDLVEVTLTVRNESGSMLPDLRMVDVVPDAFVVTEGVPRLHTALQSGAQAQLEYTVRVERGEYDWPLLVVARDFSGGVERTSLVTPEAGMRVVPPLRVTNDIPVRAQTTQYAGDVDTKQGGAGLEFHSVREYRPGDPMNRINWKQVASTGELATIDFRQEKAATVTILFDTRQSAYISAGVDEPHAVDHSVHAASDMFGALYDQGNLVGLAAFDTVPCWYAPGAGSEHLENARVLFAQHPALSPRPPERQDHESQYIDPMTHVRRRLPSTSQVFLFSPLADDYAAEVARRLDSEGHLVTVISPDVTVDETVGQRLTRIERTARVRYLRERGIRVMNWDPDGQLSLEVEKAQTRWA from the coding sequence ATGGATATTGAGACGGTCCTCAACCGCCTGCTGATCGCCGTCGGGGCGATCCTCTTCGCGGCCGCGGCGGCGATGATCGCCGTTCCGGACCTCTCGTCGGCGCTCCCCTCCGCGACCCAGGGCGTGTTCCTTGTCGGGATCGTCGCCGTGGTGACCGGGCTGGGCGTCGTCCGTCGACGCCTCCGCGGTGAGGTCGAGGAGACGGTCACGCCGAACCCCGAGCGGCCCGCCGGCAACCCGATGCCCGGCGAGGACGTCGACCGGATGCTCTACGAGATGACCCACCTCCGCCAGGGGGTCAACGAGAACCGCGAACACCTCGAGGAGCGCCTGGAGAACCTCGCGGTCGCGGTCGTCCGCAACCGCGAGGACTGCTCGGTCGAGGAGGCCCGCCGTATCCTCCAGGCCGGCGAGTGGACGAACAACGAGACGGCCGCGGAGTTCTTCCGGAGCGAGCGGACGGCCGCCCAGGAGGCGGGTCTCTCGGAGTCGCTGCTCTCGGGCACCGACGACGTGGCCGCCTTCGAGAACCGCTTCCGCGTGACCGTCGAGGAGCTCATCGAGGTCGGCGACGTGGACGTGAGCCACTCCGTCGACGTCGAGGAAGAGACCGACCGCTCCTTTTTCGACCGCCTGCTCGGCCGGTCGGGCGACGACGGCGACGACGAGGACGCGGTCGAGTCCAACTGGAACGACTCGAACTCCTCGATCCCGTCGTTCGATACGAGCGAGCCGTTCGAGGACGTGAGCCTGCAGCACACCAACCGCTGGCTCGGCGTGACCGCGTTCGCGCTGGTCGCGGTCGGCGCCGGCGTGGTCACGTTCACCCCCGGCCTGATGCTCGCGGGGACGGTCGGCGTCGCCTACACCATCTACGCGCGGGTCTCGGCGGTGCCCCGGACGGAGGGGCTGGTCGTCGAGCGCGAGTACGACGTCGACGACCCCGAACCGGGCGACCTCGTCGAGGTGACGCTGACGGTGCGCAACGAGAGCGGGTCGATGCTGCCCGACCTGCGGATGGTCGACGTGGTCCCGGACGCGTTCGTCGTCACCGAGGGCGTCCCGCGCCTGCACACGGCGCTGCAGTCGGGCGCGCAGGCTCAACTGGAGTACACGGTCCGCGTCGAGCGCGGCGAGTACGACTGGCCGCTGCTCGTGGTCGCTCGCGACTTCAGCGGCGGCGTCGAGCGCACGTCGCTGGTCACGCCCGAGGCGGGGATGCGAGTCGTCCCGCCGCTGCGGGTCACCAACGACATCCCGGTCCGCGCCCAGACCACCCAGTACGCGGGTGACGTCGACACCAAACAGGGCGGCGCCGGGCTGGAGTTCCACTCCGTCCGCGAGTACCGCCCCGGCGACCCGATGAACCGCATCAACTGGAAACAGGTCGCGAGCACCGGCGAGCTGGCGACGATCGACTTCCGCCAGGAGAAGGCCGCGACGGTCACCATCCTGTTCGACACCCGCCAGAGCGCGTACATCTCGGCGGGCGTCGACGAACCGCACGCCGTGGACCACTCCGTCCACGCGGCCAGCGACATGTTCGGCGCGCTGTACGACCAGGGCAACCTGGTGGGACTCGCCGCCTTCGACACGGTGCCGTGCTGGTACGCGCCCGGCGCGGGCAGCGAGCACCTGGAGAACGCCCGCGTGCTGTTCGCCCAGCACCCGGCGCTGTCGCCGCGGCCGCCCGAGCGACAGGACCACGAGAGTCAGTACATCGACCCGATGACGCACGTGCGCCGGCGGCTGCCGAGCACGTCGCAGGTGTTCCTGTTCTCGCCGCTGGCGGACGACTACGCGGCCGAAGTCGCCCGGCGGCTCGACTCCGAGGGTCACCTGGTCACCGTCATCAGTCCCGACGTGACCGTCGACGAGACGGTCGGCCAGCGACTCACGCGCATCGAACGGACCGCGCGGGTCCGGTACCTCCGCGAACGGGGGATCCGCGTCATGAACTGGGACCCCGACGGGCAGCTCTCCCTCGAGGTCGAGAAAGCACAGACGAGGTGGGCATAA
- a CDS encoding DUF7519 family protein, with translation MSFDIQDEEFSAVEVTHSPARFSSIIAVAAALLAVVTTALVAPLSAPVGLFGLAGVAAGLFVFESERLTIAGTGIVFVGIVVAGFFGDVPEFLLFASLATIVAFDLGSNAFSVGRQMSDQTDTQRGEAVHVAATVFVGVMAAGLSYGLYIVPWGSLTVPALTLLLLSALFFLWSIRQ, from the coding sequence ATGAGTTTCGACATCCAAGACGAGGAGTTCAGCGCGGTCGAGGTAACCCACTCGCCCGCACGGTTCAGTAGTATCATCGCGGTCGCCGCGGCGCTGCTGGCGGTCGTGACGACGGCACTGGTCGCGCCCCTGTCGGCACCGGTCGGCCTGTTCGGGCTCGCCGGGGTCGCGGCCGGCCTGTTCGTCTTCGAGTCCGAGCGGCTGACCATCGCCGGCACCGGGATCGTCTTCGTCGGCATCGTCGTCGCCGGCTTCTTCGGCGACGTGCCGGAGTTCCTGTTGTTCGCCTCGCTGGCGACCATCGTCGCGTTCGACCTCGGGTCGAACGCATTCAGCGTCGGGCGCCAGATGAGCGACCAGACCGATACCCAGCGCGGCGAGGCCGTCCACGTCGCCGCCACCGTCTTCGTCGGCGTCATGGCGGCCGGTCTCTCCTACGGCCTCTACATCGTGCCGTGGGGGTCGCTGACAGTGCCGGCGCTCACGCTGTTGCTGCTGTCGGCGCTCTTTTTCCTCTGGTCGATCCGGCAGTAA
- a CDS encoding ABC transporter permease — MSENEPRSDGGVTQESIFGTDEEVERRRTPPAERARRAFDFYIATPFRVAWSDWRTRIGGVGVLFYLLMGTVGVWLVPPPQINEGPYYLQPFVDWSMPLGTDNLGRGVFKTLVHSTPAMMKMALAGIVFSIGIAVLVGMIAGYKGGVVDTVLMTIADVFITLPGLPLIIVLAAIFSPQDPFIVGTIIAIDQWPGLARMLRSQVLSLREEDFVEAARSIGLSTPTIVGQELVPKVAPFVLVSAAGAAVAVIFQSVALYFIGVLPFNSFNWGVMMQLAYQQGNAISAPGRAGHWMLFPLLAISGVSFSLILFSQGLDRVFNPRLLARHSETVPEDEQDGAGDL; from the coding sequence ATGTCCGAGAACGAACCACGGAGCGACGGAGGCGTCACGCAGGAGAGCATCTTCGGCACCGACGAGGAGGTCGAGCGCCGACGGACGCCGCCGGCCGAGCGCGCCCGCCGCGCGTTCGACTTCTACATCGCGACGCCGTTCCGCGTCGCGTGGTCGGACTGGCGGACGCGCATCGGTGGCGTGGGTGTGCTGTTCTACCTCCTGATGGGCACGGTCGGCGTCTGGCTGGTCCCACCGCCACAGATCAACGAGGGGCCGTACTACCTCCAGCCGTTCGTCGACTGGTCGATGCCCCTGGGGACCGACAACCTCGGACGGGGCGTGTTCAAGACGCTCGTCCACTCGACGCCGGCGATGATGAAGATGGCGCTGGCCGGGATCGTCTTCTCCATCGGGATCGCGGTGCTCGTCGGGATGATCGCGGGCTACAAGGGCGGCGTCGTCGACACGGTCCTGATGACGATCGCCGACGTGTTCATCACGCTGCCGGGGCTTCCGCTGATCATCGTCCTCGCGGCGATCTTCTCGCCCCAGGACCCCTTCATCGTCGGGACTATCATCGCGATCGACCAGTGGCCGGGGCTGGCCCGGATGTTGCGCTCGCAGGTGCTGTCCTTACGCGAGGAGGACTTCGTCGAGGCGGCCCGGTCGATCGGGCTCTCGACGCCGACTATCGTCGGTCAGGAGCTCGTCCCGAAGGTCGCGCCGTTCGTGCTCGTCTCCGCGGCGGGCGCCGCGGTCGCGGTCATCTTCCAGTCGGTCGCGCTGTATTTCATCGGCGTGCTCCCGTTCAACTCGTTCAACTGGGGCGTGATGATGCAGCTGGCCTACCAGCAGGGCAACGCGATCTCGGCGCCGGGCCGCGCGGGCCACTGGATGTTGTTCCCGCTGCTGGCCATCTCGGGCGTGAGCTTCTCGCTGATCCTCTTCTCGCAGGGGCTCGACCGGGTGTTCAACCCGCGCCTGCTGGCGCGCCACTCCGAGACGGTCCCGGAGGACGAACAGGACGGAGCGGGTGACCTCTGA
- a CDS encoding YIP1 family protein has protein sequence MGVSNAVRNPGSYISRTLGLYRTLLTDPERFYDEYIGSRRVKSEFALVLVAGLIGLVGNYVMLQELIFQFDPFDAVVINDQVRFQLQQRVIEPLLGAFLLWVWFGVGMYYVAWLYTTIGTTYVTMKRTAWALLPVLIGNVIHTAAMAYASTTIDVTEEDITITTSLADEVSAFVWSQASGETVVLAATALGIVFALWTGYIGAYAIKDVRDLTTSEAYKVAAVPTVGYVLYIAYSVFTAL, from the coding sequence ATGGGTGTTTCAAACGCGGTTCGGAATCCGGGCTCGTACATCAGCAGGACGCTGGGTCTGTACCGGACGCTGCTGACCGACCCGGAGCGGTTCTACGACGAGTACATCGGCAGTCGCCGGGTCAAATCGGAGTTCGCGCTGGTGCTGGTCGCCGGCCTGATCGGGCTCGTGGGCAACTACGTCATGCTCCAGGAGCTGATCTTCCAGTTCGACCCCTTCGACGCGGTCGTCATCAACGACCAGGTTCGCTTCCAGCTCCAGCAACGGGTCATCGAGCCGCTGCTGGGCGCGTTCCTGCTGTGGGTCTGGTTCGGGGTCGGGATGTACTACGTCGCCTGGCTCTATACGACGATCGGGACGACGTACGTGACGATGAAGCGAACCGCGTGGGCGCTGCTCCCGGTCCTGATCGGGAACGTCATCCACACCGCGGCGATGGCCTACGCGTCGACGACGATAGACGTCACCGAGGAGGACATCACGATCACCACGAGCCTGGCCGACGAGGTGTCGGCGTTCGTCTGGTCCCAGGCCAGCGGTGAGACGGTCGTCCTCGCGGCGACCGCCCTCGGGATCGTCTTCGCGCTGTGGACCGGGTACATCGGCGCCTACGCGATCAAGGACGTGCGAGACCTGACGACGAGCGAGGCCTACAAGGTCGCCGCCGTCCCGACCGTCGGCTACGTCCTCTACATCGCCTACAGCGTCTTCACTGCGCTCTGA
- a CDS encoding ABC transporter permease has protein sequence MNYYIRRFAQAIVTFVVGMFITFALYRLVPGGPVEAIIADRVQQMQQRGQPVDTQEVGDMAEQLTGINPDTPIPIAFYEWLRDIILYQDFGESILFQDPVFDILFRGMPWSIFLSVYGLLLGFTATIAVGVFMAWHEGTKIDSGLTVFVLVMRSIPYYVAAIVMLSVLAFQWGLFPTGGRAPPAATPGFNVEYMVGIARHAALPILSNFIVGFAGGAIGMRALSVRVIGEDYLRSARLRGLGTNRILTRYLTRNSILPIYTGFMLGIAGMFSSNVITEVIFQYHGVGWFMLEAAVSQDYPLVMAAFVFFSSITVTAILIADFTYGLIDPRAGTGASRESF, from the coding sequence ATGAACTATTACATACGCCGATTCGCGCAAGCGATCGTGACGTTCGTCGTGGGGATGTTCATCACGTTCGCACTGTACAGACTCGTTCCGGGTGGGCCGGTGGAGGCGATCATCGCCGACCGGGTCCAGCAGATGCAACAGCGGGGCCAGCCCGTCGACACGCAGGAGGTCGGGGATATGGCCGAACAACTGACGGGGATCAACCCCGACACGCCGATTCCCATCGCCTTCTACGAGTGGCTTCGGGACATCATCCTGTACCAGGACTTCGGCGAGTCGATCCTGTTCCAGGACCCCGTCTTCGACATCCTCTTTCGGGGGATGCCGTGGTCGATCTTCCTGAGCGTCTACGGACTCCTGCTGGGCTTCACGGCCACCATCGCGGTGGGCGTGTTCATGGCCTGGCACGAGGGGACCAAGATCGACTCCGGGCTGACGGTGTTCGTGCTCGTCATGCGGTCGATCCCCTACTACGTGGCCGCGATCGTGATGCTGTCGGTGCTGGCGTTCCAGTGGGGCCTGTTCCCGACCGGCGGCCGCGCGCCGCCGGCGGCGACGCCCGGCTTCAACGTCGAGTACATGGTGGGGATCGCCAGACACGCGGCGTTGCCCATCCTCTCTAACTTCATCGTCGGCTTCGCCGGCGGGGCGATCGGGATGCGGGCGCTGTCCGTGCGGGTCATCGGTGAGGACTACCTGCGGTCGGCGCGGCTGCGCGGGCTCGGCACGAACCGCATCCTGACGCGGTACCTGACCCGCAACTCCATCCTCCCGATCTACACCGGGTTCATGCTCGGCATCGCGGGGATGTTCAGCTCGAACGTCATCACCGAGGTCATCTTCCAGTACCACGGCGTCGGCTGGTTCATGCTCGAGGCGGCGGTCAGTCAGGACTACCCGCTCGTGATGGCCGCGTTCGTCTTCTTCTCGTCGATCACGGTGACCGCGATCCTGATCGCCGACTTCACCTACGGGCTCATCGACCCGCGAGCAGGGACCGGTGCGTCCAGGGAGAGCTTCTAA